The nucleotide window CAGCGACGATTTTGAACGGGCCGCCAGGCGAATCTCCTGAGATAACCTATCCATAAACATTCTGCGGTTGGGCAAGTTGGTCAACGGATCAAAATTCGCCTGAGTCCATATCAGTTCTTCAGTACGTTTTTTCTCAGTGATATCGGAGAAGGTGGCTATCCGTTGATAGACCGTATTGTCATCGTTGAACAGGGTGTTGATATTGAGCCAGGCGATGTAGATCTCGCCATTTTTATGGCGGTTCCAGATCTCTCCCTGCCACTTGCCCGACTCATTCAGATTGCCAAGCATTTTTTCGTAGAATGGGCTTTTATGAACCCCTGAACTCAGCAGGGATGGGGCGTGGCCGATCGCCTCCTCGGCCTGATAGCCGGTAATCTGTGAGAAAGCATTATTAACCTTAACTATTTTGTTCTCGGCATCCACGATCATAATCGCATCATTGCTTTCAAATGCCGCTGCAGCGAGGCGCAGTTGTTCTGTTTGCCTCTGCTGCTCGAAGTTCATATACGTTCCGGCGATACAGAGTGGATGGTTGTTTTTACCAAAGCGGATCGGTTTGCCCCGGCTCTTTATCCATAGCCACTGGTTGTCTTTAGTGAGTAGCCTGAACTGAATCTCTGCAGCATGATTGTCGAGTACCCGTGGCACAAAGTCGACGTAAAAGCGCACCTGGTCTTCCGGGTGCATCAGTTTTCGGAACAGCTGTCTGTTGAGATGAAATGCCTGATCTTTATAGCCGAGCATCTTGTAGCATTGGCTATCCCAGTGAATCGAATCGTTTGCCAGATCCCAGCTCCACAAGCCGGTCTGAGTGGCTTCCATTGTCAGACGGTAGCGTTCTTCCGATTCTTTCAGTGCCAGTTCATAACGGTTATGATTTCTGTGGAGCTGATTAAATGCCCTGATTAACTGACCCACTTCATTATGGCTCTTGACCGCAAGGGCTTGTTCGGGAAGCTGGCCGTCAGCCATTTTGCGTATATCCCGCGCGGCGTTGCGCAGCGGTGTCAGCAGCCTTCTTAACAGGTAAGCGATTACGCCGGCCATCAAGACACTGATAGCCAGAATCACTGTAATGATATTATCTGAAAGACTATTAACCCCAGACATAGCTTTCTGAAGAGGATAGGTGCGGATAACGACCCAACCCAGTTTATCCAGTTTTGCAGAGGCGAAAATGACCTTATTGCCATTGCCGTCGGTGGATATACCCGATGATTCCCCGGTCTCGATCAGTTCGATACAGTCACAGTGTTTCTCGTTTTTATAACTTTCAAGAGGCACGCCTTTGAGGGTATCGGTCACATAGATGCCCAGATTTGGGTCCGTCACCATTACCCGTCCACCGTCAGTGAATGTTATGTCGGATATCTCTTTGAGCAGGTTGTCCTGAGCCAGAAGATTGACACCAAAGATATAGCCCAGTACCTGGCCTGAAGAAGATAGAATCGGCGTGTTAATCGCAAACAACGGGTTTTTGAGTCCCTTGCCAAGCAGCGGTTTGGTAATCACCGTAGACTTTAACAGGCGGGCTTTCTTCATATGTTCCCGGTTTGAAAAATCAATGCCGGTCCGGTCAGGCACCGTAGGGAAATCGACCAGTGATATACCGGCCCGGTTCAGTACCACAACACCGCCATTAAACAGGGCATGTAATTGCGTATCCCGTGTCAGTGTTTCCTGAATCTTTTCATTTGAATGCAGTTGGTCTCCCGAATGAAGCGAATCGGTAAAAGTCTCCAGGTAAGACACCCGTTTCTGTAATGCAGAATCCATATGTCGAACCACCATGTCTACCATGGTCTGTTGTTGTTCTACCAGAAGGTTGGCTGAGCCTTGTTGCAGGTAATTGAAAATCAGCATTGTTATGGCGCCGGCAGATAAAAGAAATCCTGCCAGTGTCAGTATCAAAACCCGGTTATGCAGGGATGTCGGTACAAAACGGTGAAAAACCATTCATGCATATCCATCATGTTAAGGGGTGAGGCCAGAAGCCATCTACAACACGCGAGAATGATTAAATTAATTCACAGTTTTCCAGCGAGTTGACTTCATTGAGAGTCATTGGAAATAAAATATCCGATAATTACTTTCAGCTTAGTCTAGTCAGGCTAATTTTAAACGGAAAAGTCATCAGAACCGTGATTGCTTTTGTCGTCATTCCGGGTGTTTTAGGGCACAGAAATCTTCGTTCAGAAGCGTTTCAGGCATATTTAACCGATGTGCTTTCAGGTATCATTTTTGACTTTTATAACAGGCTGCCGCTGTGGCCTTCGGATTGTGTTAATGCTGCAATTTTTTGAACGTCTGACAAACCCATATCCTGAGCCGGAACCTGGTCAGCCACCCAAGGGGCTGTATGCGTTCTGTCGATACTATATGCGGGGGATGGAGTGGCCGCTGTTGGTGATGACGCTGTGTTCTGCATTGCTGGCGGTGCTGGAAGTCACGCTGTTTGGTTTTCTGGGGCAACTGGTAGACTTGCTGAGTAACAAGCAGCCCGAGACATTCTGGCAGGAGGAGGGGGACACCCTCACGCTGGTGGGAGTCCTGCTGTTAGTCGGACTCCCGCTATTAGTTGTACTCCACTCGCTGATTGTTCATCAGGTATTGCTGGGTAATTTTCCGATGTCGGTTCGCTGGCTGGCGCACCGTTATCTGTTGCGTCAGAGTCTGTCGTTCTATCAGAATGACTTTGCCGGTCGAATTGCCACAAAAGTGATGCAGACCTCTCTGGCGGTGCGGGAAGCGGTGATGAAACTGCTCG belongs to Amphritea atlantica and includes:
- a CDS encoding EAL domain-containing protein yields the protein MVFHRFVPTSLHNRVLILTLAGFLLSAGAITMLIFNYLQQGSANLLVEQQQTMVDMVVRHMDSALQKRVSYLETFTDSLHSGDQLHSNEKIQETLTRDTQLHALFNGGVVVLNRAGISLVDFPTVPDRTGIDFSNREHMKKARLLKSTVITKPLLGKGLKNPLFAINTPILSSSGQVLGYIFGVNLLAQDNLLKEISDITFTDGGRVMVTDPNLGIYVTDTLKGVPLESYKNEKHCDCIELIETGESSGISTDGNGNKVIFASAKLDKLGWVVIRTYPLQKAMSGVNSLSDNIITVILAISVLMAGVIAYLLRRLLTPLRNAARDIRKMADGQLPEQALAVKSHNEVGQLIRAFNQLHRNHNRYELALKESEERYRLTMEATQTGLWSWDLANDSIHWDSQCYKMLGYKDQAFHLNRQLFRKLMHPEDQVRFYVDFVPRVLDNHAAEIQFRLLTKDNQWLWIKSRGKPIRFGKNNHPLCIAGTYMNFEQQRQTEQLRLAAAAFESNDAIMIVDAENKIVKVNNAFSQITGYQAEEAIGHAPSLLSSGVHKSPFYEKMLGNLNESGKWQGEIWNRHKNGEIYIAWLNINTLFNDDNTVYQRIATFSDITEKKRTEELIWTQANFDPLTNLPNRRMFMDRLSQEIRLAARSKSSLALLFLDLDRFKEINDTLGHNVGDQLLTEVAERFKSLVRSSDTVCRLGGDEFTIILPQIENSAQVQQVGEKILTILKQPFELENQQRYISASIGAALYPQDGDNAEQLIKNADQAMYAAKEAGRSKLHFFTEGMQTLSLKRARLITALREAIRQHQFQLYYQPVIDLQSMMVVQAEALIRLNHPDEGLMFPHQFIRAAEQGGIIQELEDWVFREALQQVKRWRKKLTPPLQVCINVSPNHFDSDVDSSAHTRWIDIASESDIAKSELSIEITESLLMDSSADIRQKIEQLRGANIQIGLDDFGTSFSSLAHLSRMEIDYLKIDSTFIRNLHAGSDDLVLCNAIIVMAHTLGLKVIAEGIETIEQHTLMQQAHCDYGQGFFYASAMPEKEFELWHKDFCEQPLLLSN